A single window of Venturia canescens isolate UGA chromosome 3, ASM1945775v1, whole genome shotgun sequence DNA harbors:
- the LOC122408019 gene encoding uncharacterized protein, protein MDNKRQISYEKILEAVRDDIAPGWKPRYVISDFETAIRNAADAVYSGIEKVGCFFHFTQAIQRHWRSCGLIKEFRKDPVGIKLKRMVMALPLAPPEMIARLFTKIVNSVPDNMASKMNHFLKYVFEQWIHGFGANNLSVYNKKSFRTNNASEAINKSLNALLGSIKKPSAMIFTRLLLQHQTCTHTKVISMVERGLRVHFHKKKTSSESVDTNALKLYWSQLKNGVISPERFYEKIIRLIASAAREALQMIQGDPDKIRRIPRSKNFVFWARISVNNAGSHQIFVDGINHFDPDMRRRLIQIGETKITEASTTMGGIPVD, encoded by the exons ATGGACAATAAGAGGCAAAtttcgtatgaaaaaatactggAAGCAGTGCGCGATGACATCGCACCGGGGTGGAAGCCACGTTATGTTATTTCAGACTTTGAAACTGCAATCAGGAATGCAGCAGATGCCGTCTATTCTGGGATCGAAAAAGTTGGctgttttttccatttcaccCAG GCTATTCAAAGACATTGGCGGAGCTGTGGGCTTATAAAAGAGTTCCGGAAGGATCCAGTGGGGATAAAACTAAAAAGAATGGTTATGGCACTACCTCTGGCTCCACCGGAAATGATTGCGCGGCTCTTCACCAAAATTGTGAATAGCGTGCCCGACAACATGGCATCGAAAATGAATCACTTCTTAAAATATGTTTTCGAACAATGGATTCATGGTTTTGGAGCAAATAACTTATCAGTATATAATAAAAAGAGTTTTCGAACCAATAATGCTTCCGAGGCAATAAATAAGAGTCTAAATGCCCTACTGGGCTCTATCAAAAAGCCATCGGCTATGATTTTTACTC ggttgttGTTGCAACATCAGACATGTACACATACTAAAGTCATCTCCATGGTAGAGCGGGGACTGAGAGTccatttccataaaaaaaaaacttctagCGAATCCGTCGATACTAATGCGTTGAAACTATACTGGAGCCAGCTTAAAAATGGAGTTATTTCTCCGGAGcggttttatgaaaaaatcattcgtttaATAGCTTCAGCGGCCAGAGAAGCGCTCCAAATGATCCAAGGAG ATCCTGATAAAATTCGGAGAATACCGAggagcaaaaattttgttttctgggCGCGTATCAGCGTAAATAACGCCGGAAGtcatcaaattttcgttgacggaataaatcattttgatCCGGATATGAGGAGACGTCTTATACAAATTGGCGAGACGAAAATTACCGAAG CTTCAACAACGATGGGAGGAATCCCGGTCGACTAA